The DNA segment GCGGTGCAATAGGCCAGGTTATATTATGGGAATGCACCGGGGATAACCAATACCAGGTTGTTTGGAGCGATACAGTTGAGCCTGCTTATACTGCCTACGATGTGGTAAGCGCCAAAGATATGGACCAGGACGGCAAGCCGGAATTTATTATCGGGGCCACCCGGTTTGCTTCTTTTAACCATACCACGGTATGGACATTTTACGAAAGTAATGGGCCTAATTCATATATACCGGTATTCGTTGATTCTTTAACCAACATTGACGGCTCGGATTACTATTCGGCTTCCTATTGCGGAGACATAGACAACGACAGCATTCCGGAAGCGGTGCTGGCGGTTGGTTCCAATTGGGTGGTTTACAAGGCAATTGGAGATAACCAATTCAGCAGGATATACAAAGCCTATGCCGGGGATAATAACCGCTCCAATACTTCCATTTGCATTGCCGATATGAACGGCAACGGGTATGCTGAAATAATAGAAAGCGGGGCCGTAAACTCAACAGTATCAGAGACCATGGTCTGGGAAATAATGGGCGAGGTAACCTGGGATAGCCTAAGACTAACCCAATTGGATAGCTGCATTCAAGTAAAGTGGAGCACCACCAAACAGTTTGTCAATTTTGGGTTTAGACTTTACCGTTCCCTGTTTGCCGACAGCGGGTATGCCATAGTCTACAGCACATATGACACTATACGACTGGATACGACCTTATTAAGCTATGTCTTTAACGACAGCAATGTAGTTACGGGCACCACATACTACTACAAGATTCAAGCCAAGGCATTGAACGACATCAGTCTGTTCTTCGGCCCGGTGAGCGTAATGTATACCGGGGTTTCCGGCCAACCTGAAGACAGAATGCCGAATATTGAATTTAGAATGCACCAAAATAACCCCAATCCGTTTTCGCATACAACCAC comes from the candidate division TA06 bacterium genome and includes:
- a CDS encoding VCBS repeat-containing protein gives rise to the protein MKKLLLCLAFAILANQVYAVNFKVVATLPEGQDGDYGFIRAIDSNNSGNPELIFNVHKGLGVYFVAAYEYTPINNYSFAETLATGGDHIFWNAGYIDDDSLTDIIMQGTTADSFLVYESRTYNIYPDSIVWGGGGIKTVVIAPTYITDVDKDGKKEIFTRAVETESVFVYECSGDNQYDLVYTNNVTGYGENILTFAFDDFDRDSLMEFVTGGAIGQVILWECTGDNQYQVVWSDTVEPAYTAYDVVSAKDMDQDGKPEFIIGATRFASFNHTTVWTFYESNGPNSYIPVFVDSLTNIDGSDYYSASYCGDIDNDSIPEAVLAVGSNWVVYKAIGDNQFSRIYKAYAGDNNRSNTSICIADMNGNGYAEIIESGAVNSTVSETMVWEIMGEVTWDSLRLTQLDSCIQVKWSTTKQFVNFGFRLYRSLFADSGYAIVYSTYDTIRLDTTLLSYVFNDSNVVTGTTYYYKIQAKALNDISLFFGPVSVMYTGVSGQPEDRMPNIEFRMHQNNPNPFSHTTT